Proteins from one Thermococcus sp. genomic window:
- a CDS encoding CGP-CTERM sorting domain-containing protein: PLNLPYGQFQVVQDIAVGEDGVYVVLMTNGVVNVSAPSDWMPGDPLFTLVKFDSSGKALWGRAFKPSNGGYRGIRLQPTGDGVIVIAPLYAHMHHRNPDDPYDRDGIASALDVGAIKFDPSGNLKWVHIYGRENYDEYVNAVGFDGNEVVVAFSSRFGGPDLGFIGIDPETGSLRWVEEYRQAIDGGELWRMGGFNTLSGGRPMLYSVPDGWLYTNGLGGKYDGGASIWLKLDKKGNVLWSGFWNTSLYHGQSPSSFALAGDGNYVFFDPLVKTSPSGDIIKVYYNVQPYGHYIARSGEGFVIFLSPDRLLKLGPNMEFAGCDVHHVEKGGELKAWVPNFVELGRGDVKFVKVSFYSRGSFKEAFEFDDLPTWEWYRIGEPRVWVHDHPSEYFHVKEACNQTSPSTTRSSSAPHTSTTSEPSPSATHSPSQSSSAVHSNRGSFGENTGGSPSSTASRSINFTCGPGFIVALTLLALLLLWRRG; the protein is encoded by the coding sequence CCCCTGAACCTCCCCTACGGACAGTTTCAGGTCGTACAGGACATCGCAGTTGGGGAAGATGGCGTCTACGTCGTTTTGATGACGAACGGCGTCGTCAACGTCTCGGCCCCAAGCGACTGGATGCCGGGGGATCCCCTCTTCACCCTCGTGAAATTCGACTCCTCTGGAAAAGCCCTCTGGGGGAGGGCCTTCAAGCCCTCAAACGGCGGCTACAGGGGCATTAGGCTTCAGCCAACGGGCGACGGAGTCATCGTAATTGCACCTCTCTACGCCCACATGCACCACAGGAACCCGGACGACCCCTACGACCGCGACGGCATAGCCTCCGCCCTTGACGTTGGGGCGATAAAGTTCGACCCCTCGGGGAACCTTAAGTGGGTTCACATCTACGGCAGGGAGAACTACGACGAGTACGTAAACGCCGTGGGTTTCGATGGGAACGAGGTGGTAGTGGCCTTCTCCTCCCGCTTCGGTGGCCCCGACCTCGGATTCATAGGAATAGACCCAGAAACGGGTAGCCTGAGGTGGGTCGAGGAATACAGGCAGGCCATTGACGGGGGTGAACTGTGGAGAATGGGCGGTTTCAACACCCTCTCAGGCGGGAGGCCGATGCTCTACAGCGTTCCAGACGGATGGCTCTACACTAACGGCCTTGGGGGAAAGTACGACGGCGGCGCCTCGATCTGGCTGAAGCTCGATAAAAAGGGAAATGTACTCTGGAGCGGCTTCTGGAACACGAGCCTATACCACGGGCAGTCCCCCTCAAGTTTTGCCCTCGCTGGCGATGGAAACTACGTCTTCTTCGACCCTCTCGTCAAGACCTCGCCCTCGGGCGATATCATCAAGGTCTACTACAACGTCCAGCCCTACGGCCACTATATAGCCCGCTCGGGAGAAGGTTTCGTTATCTTCCTCTCCCCTGACAGGCTCCTGAAGCTCGGCCCGAACATGGAGTTCGCGGGCTGCGACGTCCACCACGTCGAGAAGGGCGGGGAGCTAAAGGCGTGGGTTCCGAACTTCGTGGAGCTGGGAAGGGGGGATGTAAAGTTCGTGAAGGTGTCCTTCTACTCGAGGGGTAGCTTTAAAGAGGCCTTCGAGTTCGACGACCTCCCTACCTGGGAGTGGTACAGGATTGGGGAGCCCAGAGTCTGGGTTCACGATCATCCGAGCGAGTACTTCCATGTCAAGGAAGCCTGCAACCAGACGAGCCCTTCGACAACCCGGAGCTCCAGCGCCCCGCATACCTCAACGACCTCCGAACCTTCTCCAAGTGCTACACACTCACCGTCTCAGAGTTCCAGTGCAGTTCATTCGAATAGGGGAAGTTTCGGTGAAAATACGGGCGGGAGCCCCTCCAGCACTGCCAGCAGGTCAATAAACTTCACCTGCGGGCCGGGATTTATTGTTGC